From one uncultured Methanobrevibacter sp. genomic stretch:
- the top6B gene encoding DNA topoisomerase VI subunit B: MSQQAQELFENFDQLTPSEFFRKNKQMLGFSGKIRSLTIVFHELITNSFDAAEEAGILPEIRIDLKQLGKEHYLLRHSDNGPGIPEEFVTQVYCQMFAGSKFRNIQSRGQQGLGCSGCVLLSQMTTGESTHVISGWKEDGELKGVKMEFKMDVKNNVGDIIKTEHFTPESTGVCIQLHFKEVSYSLAEQGAFEYIRRTMIANPHAKITFRDPKGHKYIFKRAAEIVPVLPKEVLPHPKGVTADDITHIAKTTDKRNFKSMLTTNLSRMSSKKIKELQELTGIDMKKRPKNMTWAEAEAIVEAFGKMKFMAPPTSGLIPIGEEQIEKGMKLILKPEFITTITRAPVTYKGGVAFIVEAGIAYGGDAGRIVNEQRKSEILRFANRVPLTFDAGSCAITEALKSIDWRRYGLRDLDNTPLTLFVNIISTQVPYLSTGKQSIAPEPEIVHEIRQATMKIARKLQRHIRSKKAEKEKAMRSKIFEDYVPVIIEEAASLAETGVPDYKPVLAKVTRRALAELMGEKVEEEIEEEDYVDSLLEELDEFGHVVDKEHSSRKDRVQESDLDEALIDDEKPKKKKSKKTGQSTLFDSEDQEE, from the coding sequence TTGTCTCAACAAGCGCAAGAACTCTTTGAGAATTTTGACCAATTAACTCCATCAGAGTTCTTTAGAAAAAATAAACAGATGTTAGGATTTTCTGGTAAAATCAGATCTTTAACTATTGTTTTCCACGAATTGATCACAAACAGTTTTGACGCTGCTGAGGAAGCAGGGATTTTGCCTGAAATTAGAATTGATTTAAAGCAACTCGGAAAAGAGCATTATCTTTTAAGACATTCAGATAATGGTCCAGGTATCCCTGAGGAATTTGTAACTCAAGTATACTGTCAGATGTTTGCAGGTTCCAAATTTAGAAACATCCAATCAAGAGGGCAACAAGGTTTAGGTTGTAGTGGTTGTGTACTTTTATCCCAAATGACCACTGGTGAGTCCACCCATGTAATTTCCGGATGGAAAGAGGATGGTGAGCTCAAAGGGGTTAAAATGGAATTTAAGATGGATGTAAAAAACAACGTTGGAGATATCATTAAAACTGAACATTTCACTCCAGAAAGCACTGGTGTTTGTATCCAACTCCATTTTAAAGAGGTATCATATTCATTAGCTGAACAAGGGGCATTTGAGTACATTCGTAGAACCATGATTGCTAACCCTCATGCAAAGATTACTTTTAGAGACCCTAAAGGGCATAAATACATCTTTAAAAGAGCTGCAGAAATTGTTCCAGTCTTACCTAAAGAAGTATTGCCTCACCCTAAAGGTGTAACTGCAGATGACATTACTCACATTGCAAAAACCACTGATAAGAGAAACTTCAAAAGCATGTTAACTACCAACTTGTCAAGAATGTCCTCCAAGAAGATCAAAGAGCTTCAGGAACTCACTGGTATTGACATGAAAAAACGTCCAAAAAACATGACTTGGGCTGAAGCGGAAGCTATTGTAGAAGCATTTGGAAAAATGAAATTCATGGCTCCTCCTACTTCTGGTCTTATTCCTATTGGTGAAGAGCAAATTGAAAAGGGTATGAAATTAATATTGAAACCTGAATTCATCACTACAATTACAAGAGCTCCTGTTACCTATAAAGGTGGTGTGGCATTCATTGTGGAAGCAGGTATTGCTTATGGTGGAGATGCTGGTAGAATTGTAAATGAACAAAGGAAATCTGAAATCTTAAGATTTGCAAACAGAGTTCCATTGACTTTCGATGCAGGAAGCTGTGCTATTACAGAAGCATTGAAATCTATTGATTGGAGAAGATATGGTCTTAGAGATTTGGATAACACTCCACTTACCTTGTTTGTTAACATTATTTCCACTCAAGTTCCTTACTTATCCACTGGTAAGCAAAGTATCGCACCAGAACCTGAGATTGTTCATGAAATCAGGCAAGCTACCATGAAAATAGCAAGAAAACTTCAAAGACATATCAGATCCAAAAAAGCTGAAAAGGAAAAAGCTATGAGATCTAAAATATTTGAAGATTATGTTCCTGTTATCATTGAAGAGGCAGCATCCCTTGCTGAAACTGGTGTTCCAGATTATAAACCTGTTCTTGCTAAAGTTACAAGAAGAGCATTAGCAGAATTAATGGGTGAAAAGGTTGAAGAAGAGATAGAAGAGGAAGACTACGTCGATTCCTTACTTGAAGAGCTTGACGAATTTGGTCATGTTGTAGACAAGGAACATTCAAGTCGTAAGGACAGAGTTCAAGAATCAGATTTAGATGAAGCGTTAATAGATGATGAAAAACCTAAAAAGAAAAAATCTAAAAAAACTGGACAGTCTACATTGTTTGATTCAGAAGACCAGGAGGAATGA
- a CDS encoding metal-sensing transcriptional repressor — protein MKQCMDSDNLHRRIKKIIGQLNAIDRMIDEDIPCENILMQVNASKSALHKVGHIIVEGHLEHCIKNAIEAGDSDEAINDVSTILEYYSRL, from the coding sequence TTGAAACAGTGTATGGATTCTGATAATCTTCATAGAAGAATAAAAAAGATTATAGGTCAATTAAATGCTATTGATCGTATGATAGATGAGGATATTCCTTGTGAGAATATTTTAATGCAAGTAAATGCTTCTAAATCTGCTTTACATAAAGTAGGCCATATAATAGTGGAAGGGCATCTTGAGCACTGTATTAAGAATGCAATTGAAGCAGGAGACAGTGATGAAGCAATAAATGATGTTTCTACTATTTTAGAATATTATTCAAGATTATAA
- a CDS encoding AAA family ATPase codes for MFKHIKNRASFSEIETKVLVLETAGYPFNFGLLEGPNLEISDKVLFEQYAIDQWSGTSVRTGSYLFDQKIIPDFAFKIITAYPEDSVIGENTSIEIVIPDVEKNDSIKKIKSNVFFDDVVGQENAKKKSKLIYKYLQDPEKFGNWAPKNVLFYGLPGTGKTMLAKALSNELNINLFLVKATSLIGDHVGDAANKIHDLYETALKSAPSLIFIDEIDAIALHRSFQSLRGDVSEIVNSLLTEMDGINPNDGVVTIAATNN; via the coding sequence ATTTTTAAACATATTAAGAATAGGGCTAGTTTCAGTGAGATTGAAACCAAGGTTCTTGTATTGGAAACTGCAGGTTATCCTTTCAATTTTGGATTATTGGAAGGGCCTAATCTAGAGATATCTGATAAAGTTCTTTTTGAACAGTATGCTATAGATCAGTGGAGCGGCACCTCTGTTAGAACAGGTTCCTATCTTTTTGATCAAAAGATCATTCCAGATTTTGCATTCAAAATCATAACTGCATATCCAGAGGATTCAGTTATTGGAGAAAACACTTCAATTGAAATTGTTATTCCAGATGTTGAAAAGAATGATTCCATTAAAAAAATAAAATCCAATGTTTTCTTTGATGATGTTGTAGGTCAAGAGAATGCTAAAAAGAAATCAAAATTAATTTACAAGTATCTTCAAGACCCAGAGAAGTTTGGCAATTGGGCTCCTAAGAATGTTCTGTTCTATGGTCTTCCCGGAACCGGTAAAACCATGCTTGCAAAGGCATTGTCAAATGAATTGAACATAAATTTGTTCTTGGTCAAGGCAACCTCATTAATCGGGGATCATGTAGGAGATGCCGCAAATAAGATTCATGATTTATATGAAACTGCATTAAAATCAGCCCCATCCTTGATTTTCATTGATGAAATTGATGCAATAGCATTGCATAGGTCATTCCAATCATTAAGAGGGGATGTTTCTGAAATTGTAAATTCCCTTTTAACTGAAATGGATGGAATCAATCCAAATGATGGTGTTGTAACAATTGCAGCAACCAATAAC
- a CDS encoding DUF2284 domain-containing protein, giving the protein MEIKELTKDYKGFKFEYIDTATIVVEPWTRLKCQYGCPNYGKTLVCPPYTPKAEEFVGMVNSYKTAILFEISLASIEDDIGGISKIALDIENCCAHFGYYKAFGMGGGPCMVCKSKGEECILEESNLTGCKYPTEARPSGEACGVDIHKTIENNGFDILGIDEENNSYFCYGIILLD; this is encoded by the coding sequence ATAGAAATTAAAGAATTAACAAAAGATTATAAAGGTTTTAAATTTGAATATATTGACACCGCCACAATTGTAGTTGAGCCATGGACAAGATTAAAATGTCAATATGGATGTCCTAACTATGGTAAAACACTTGTATGTCCGCCTTATACTCCAAAGGCAGAAGAGTTTGTTGGAATGGTAAATTCATATAAAACTGCCATTTTATTTGAAATAAGTTTGGCTTCTATTGAAGATGATATTGGGGGAATCTCTAAAATAGCATTAGATATAGAGAATTGTTGTGCTCATTTTGGTTATTATAAGGCATTTGGCATGGGTGGTGGTCCTTGTATGGTCTGCAAGTCCAAAGGGGAAGAATGTATATTGGAGGAATCCAATTTGACTGGGTGTAAATATCCTACTGAAGCCCGTCCGTCTGGTGAAGCTTGTGGTGTGGATATTCATAAGACTATTGAAAACAATGGTTTTGATATTTTAGGAATTGATGAGGAGAATAATAGTTATTTCTGTTATGGAATTATTTTATTGGATTAA
- a CDS encoding cation-translocating P-type ATPase produces the protein MNIKKFFLNDKNIISHGSNSRNIHIKDFFIDSQMKDVLFIFISIISVVLSFIGTDIFRFDLIWIAILFCGIPIFKEAIIGLCTEFDIKADVLVSVAIISSILIGELFAAGVIAVIMAIGGFLEEFTVSKTKAGIKNLIDLNPTICTLVINYNRKNESEIVVPANLIKVGDIVKVVPGEIVPVDGEIILGESSLDHSVLTGESIPVDKVVGDEVYSGTINLYGSFLMKATKKGEDSSLQRLIKIVESASPENAKVVRAADKWATFIVVIAFICAVLTLVYTGEIIRAVTILVVFCPCALILATPTAIMASIGNLTKVGILVKEGISIEKLAKIDHMVFDKTGTLTYGKPVVTKIIAYDNAISEKELIRLFASLESPSEHPLAKAIVKYYKDNYDGSLEKVSSFEMIIGKGVTATLSDNKLCAGNEEFLKSLGVNLPSDFILNNISRDLNLGATAIYLSRDGELLGAVLLADILRDDAANLIDQLDKLGVKSTLLTGDNRNAAEHIAYDVGIEDLKYNCLPEDKISKIKEFQSNDRKVAMIGDGINDAPALRQADIGISMGGVGSDISIEASDVCLVSDDIKYIPHLLALSRKTIRTINIGIAFALGLNIIATILAALGYLDPIGGAFVHNIGSVIVIIYSSLLLRFKTRVD, from the coding sequence ATGAACATAAAAAAATTTTTCCTTAACGATAAAAACATAATATCCCATGGTTCTAATAGTCGTAATATACATATTAAGGACTTTTTTATAGATAGTCAAATGAAGGATGTTTTATTCATATTCATTTCCATTATCTCAGTAGTTCTAAGTTTTATAGGTACGGACATATTCAGATTTGACTTAATTTGGATTGCCATATTGTTTTGTGGCATTCCTATTTTTAAGGAAGCAATAATAGGTCTTTGCACAGAATTTGACATAAAGGCAGATGTTCTTGTCTCAGTTGCAATTATTTCTTCAATTCTTATTGGAGAATTATTTGCTGCAGGAGTGATAGCTGTCATTATGGCAATTGGAGGATTTTTAGAGGAATTCACTGTTTCTAAAACAAAAGCAGGAATCAAGAATCTCATTGACCTGAATCCTACAATTTGTACTTTAGTAATCAATTATAATAGAAAAAATGAAAGTGAGATAGTGGTTCCAGCTAATTTGATTAAAGTGGGAGATATTGTAAAAGTTGTTCCAGGGGAAATTGTTCCAGTAGATGGTGAAATAATCCTAGGTGAATCTTCTTTAGATCATTCTGTCTTGACTGGAGAATCCATACCAGTGGATAAAGTAGTTGGTGATGAAGTATATAGTGGAACTATAAATCTTTATGGTTCTTTTTTGATGAAAGCCACTAAAAAAGGAGAGGACAGTTCTCTTCAAAGATTAATTAAAATAGTTGAATCTGCAAGTCCTGAAAATGCGAAAGTGGTTAGAGCAGCGGATAAATGGGCTACTTTCATTGTTGTTATAGCATTTATCTGCGCAGTTTTGACTTTGGTGTATACTGGAGAAATCATACGTGCAGTGACTATTTTGGTTGTATTCTGTCCTTGTGCATTGATTTTAGCTACTCCCACAGCCATTATGGCATCAATTGGAAATTTAACCAAAGTGGGCATTTTAGTCAAAGAAGGGATTTCAATTGAAAAATTAGCTAAAATAGACCATATGGTTTTTGATAAGACAGGTACTTTGACTTATGGAAAACCTGTTGTCACTAAGATTATTGCATATGATAATGCAATTAGTGAAAAAGAATTGATTCGTTTATTCGCTTCATTGGAAAGCCCATCTGAACATCCTTTAGCTAAAGCTATTGTAAAATATTATAAAGACAATTATGATGGAAGTTTGGAAAAAGTTTCAAGCTTCGAAATGATTATTGGAAAAGGAGTTACGGCTACTTTAAGTGATAATAAATTATGTGCCGGCAATGAGGAATTCTTAAAATCATTAGGGGTAAATTTGCCTAGTGATTTTATATTGAATAATATTTCTAGAGATTTAAATCTGGGTGCAACAGCAATTTATCTTTCAAGAGATGGAGAATTATTAGGGGCAGTTTTACTGGCTGACATTTTAAGAGATGATGCAGCAAATCTCATTGACCAATTAGATAAATTAGGTGTAAAATCTACTTTATTAACTGGAGACAATAGGAATGCTGCTGAGCATATTGCCTATGATGTAGGTATTGAGGATTTAAAATACAATTGTCTGCCGGAAGATAAGATCTCTAAGATTAAAGAATTCCAATCCAATGATAGGAAGGTTGCAATGATTGGCGATGGAATAAATGATGCGCCAGCTTTAAGACAAGCGGACATTGGAATTTCAATGGGAGGTGTTGGCAGTGACATCTCAATTGAAGCATCTGATGTATGTCTTGTAAGTGATGACATTAAGTATATTCCACATTTGCTTGCACTTTCTAGAAAAACCATCAGAACTATTAATATTGGAATCGCCTTTGCTTTGGGATTAAATATTATAGCAACAATTCTTGCCGCATTAGGATATTTGGACCCTATTGGGGGAGCATTTGTACATAATATTGGATCTGTAATAGTGATTATCTATTCTTCTTTGCTTTTAAGATTCAAAACAAGGGTTGATTAA
- a CDS encoding TIM barrel protein translates to MKDKVIFGPAGKPIEFNGKAHESPEFLGPLGLYAFEYQSTYGVRIGESSALKLRESAEENGVLMSMHCPYYVNVCSKEEEKIESTIDRLVQSAKVGEFMGAYRLVFHPGFYSGRKPETCMDLAKKTYTRLLERCEEEGIENFTFAPETTGKRSQLGNIDEIIEMCASFDHFEPTIDFAHVHARGRGILNNKEDYNCIFSKLEDNLDIDRLHCHFTTIEYTDKGEKKHHTLAEDDEYGPHIKDLLLNLIENDWKATIICETPLIDQDALRMKQLYDTLI, encoded by the coding sequence ATGAAAGATAAGGTTATTTTTGGTCCAGCTGGAAAACCAATAGAATTCAATGGAAAAGCACATGAGTCTCCAGAATTTTTAGGGCCTTTAGGATTATATGCATTTGAGTATCAGTCAACTTATGGTGTCAGAATTGGCGAATCCTCTGCACTTAAACTTCGGGAATCTGCAGAAGAGAATGGAGTTTTAATGTCTATGCATTGTCCTTATTATGTAAATGTATGTTCCAAAGAGGAAGAAAAGATTGAAAGCACAATAGACAGATTGGTTCAATCTGCTAAAGTTGGAGAGTTCATGGGTGCATATAGGCTTGTATTCCATCCGGGATTTTATTCAGGCAGAAAACCTGAAACTTGTATGGATCTAGCTAAAAAGACTTACACAAGACTCCTTGAAAGATGTGAAGAGGAAGGAATAGAAAACTTTACTTTTGCACCTGAAACAACTGGAAAACGTTCTCAATTGGGAAATATTGATGAAATCATTGAAATGTGTGCAAGTTTTGATCACTTCGAGCCTACAATTGACTTTGCTCATGTTCATGCAAGGGGAAGAGGAATCCTAAATAATAAAGAGGATTATAATTGCATATTCTCAAAGCTTGAAGACAATTTAGATATCGATAGACTTCACTGTCATTTCACTACAATTGAGTATACCGATAAGGGTGAAAAGAAGCATCATACCTTGGCTGAAGATGATGAATATGGGCCACACATTAAGGATTTGCTTTTGAATCTGATTGAAAACGATTGGAAAGCAACAATTATTTGTGAAACTCCATTAATAGATCAGGATGCCTTAAGAATGAAACAGCTTTATGATACTTTAATTTAG
- the eif1A gene encoding translation initiation factor eIF-1A codes for MSKPQNNDQQEYRRVRTPRKGEIPGVVEQIMGHGKIKVRCADGNIRMTRIPGKMKKRIWIREGDVVLVKPWDFQSDQKADVIWRYTRTESNWLERKGYLTM; via the coding sequence TTGAGTAAACCACAAAATAACGACCAACAAGAATATAGAAGAGTACGTACTCCTAGAAAAGGCGAAATTCCAGGAGTAGTTGAACAGATTATGGGTCATGGAAAAATTAAAGTAAGATGTGCTGATGGTAATATCAGAATGACACGTATTCCAGGTAAAATGAAAAAGAGAATTTGGATACGTGAAGGTGATGTCGTTCTTGTTAAACCATGGGATTTCCAATCAGACCAAAAGGCTGATGTAATTTGGAGATACACAAGAACTGAATCCAACTGGCTTGAAAGAAAAGGCTATTTGACTATGTAA
- a CDS encoding phosphorylating glyceraldehyde-3-phosphate dehydrogenase produces the protein MKSVAINGFGTIGKRVADAVAAQDDMKVIGVSKTRPNFEAKTAVEEKGYPLYIGIPEREGLFKEAGIEIAGTVEDMIQEADIVVDCTPGNIGPQNLEMYKKVGVKAIYQGGEDHELTGLSFNSFSNYDDSYGADYARVVSCNTTGLTRTLHTLNPLVDIKKVRAVMVRRGSDPSEIKKGPINAIVPNPPKVPSHHGPDVQTVMKGIDVTTMALLVPTTLMHQHNLMVEIGNEVTNDEVIDTAAGLDSTAALMEYAKDLGRSRNDLYEIPVWKESINVVDNELFYMQAVHQESDVVPENVDAIRAMLEMESDNEKSIAKTNKAMGIL, from the coding sequence ATGAAATCTGTAGCTATTAATGGATTTGGAACTATAGGTAAAAGAGTGGCTGATGCTGTAGCTGCTCAAGATGATATGAAAGTCATTGGTGTAAGTAAAACTAGACCTAACTTTGAAGCAAAAACTGCTGTAGAAGAAAAGGGGTATCCTTTATACATTGGAATTCCAGAAAGGGAAGGTCTCTTTAAAGAAGCAGGAATTGAAATTGCAGGTACTGTTGAAGACATGATTCAAGAAGCAGATATTGTAGTTGACTGTACTCCTGGAAACATCGGACCTCAAAACCTTGAAATGTATAAAAAAGTTGGTGTAAAAGCTATTTACCAGGGTGGAGAAGACCATGAATTAACTGGATTGTCCTTCAACTCATTTTCTAACTATGATGATTCATATGGTGCAGACTACGCAAGAGTAGTATCCTGTAACACTACCGGTTTAACCCGTACCTTACACACTCTTAATCCATTAGTTGACATTAAAAAAGTTCGTGCTGTAATGGTTAGAAGAGGATCTGACCCTTCTGAAATCAAAAAAGGTCCTATTAACGCTATTGTTCCTAACCCTCCAAAAGTGCCTTCTCACCACGGTCCTGATGTACAGACTGTAATGAAAGGCATCGATGTTACTACAATGGCTTTACTTGTACCTACCACTTTAATGCACCAACACAACCTAATGGTTGAAATTGGCAATGAAGTGACTAATGATGAAGTAATCGATACGGCTGCTGGCCTTGACTCAACTGCAGCACTTATGGAATATGCTAAAGATTTAGGAAGAAGCAGAAACGATTTATATGAGATTCCAGTATGGAAAGAATCCATTAACGTTGTAGACAATGAATTGTTCTACATGCAAGCAGTACACCAAGAATCTGATGTAGTGCCTGAAAACGTAGATGCTATCCGTGCAATGTTGGAAATGGAATCTGATAATGAAAAGTCCATTGCTAAAACCAACAAGGCAATGGGAATTTTATAA
- a CDS encoding DNA topoisomerase IV subunit A, with protein MAEETTTHKHTHKEQRRQYTFNKLKAFGQEIIGDVEKEKVPTLRIPSRGTGNIVYDPDKRYYILGDRFGKRSLGNVKQIRKLGQMVYVANFCKDLVLRDKTATIREMYYISEGWGIEFNNQQESNIVGEDLEVALGATREDLGLMPEEDGASVYGDITLLDGEFEINAARAGKSGYTISPTIDQVELLDCGADFVLAVETMGMFHRLVQEDAHNRFNCLIVGLKGQAARATRRFIKRVNEELGLPVYICNDGDPWGFHIGQVIISGSAKLAHVNHDLATPDAKFLGVTASDIIEYDLPTDPLKDIDVLRLKELSKDPRYQTEFWQTEIKKMLKIGKKAEQQSFSKYGLEYVVDTYFPEKLRQFGQL; from the coding sequence ATGGCTGAAGAAACTACTACTCATAAACATACTCACAAAGAGCAAAGGAGACAATACACTTTCAATAAACTCAAGGCATTTGGTCAAGAGATTATAGGGGATGTTGAAAAAGAGAAAGTACCTACATTAAGAATTCCTTCTAGAGGTACTGGAAACATTGTTTATGACCCAGATAAACGTTATTATATCCTCGGAGACAGATTTGGTAAAAGGTCTCTTGGAAATGTAAAGCAAATCAGAAAGTTAGGGCAAATGGTTTATGTTGCTAATTTCTGTAAGGATTTGGTATTAAGAGACAAAACTGCAACTATCAGGGAAATGTATTATATCTCTGAAGGTTGGGGTATTGAATTCAATAACCAACAGGAATCCAACATTGTAGGGGAGGACTTAGAAGTTGCATTAGGTGCTACCCGTGAAGATTTAGGATTAATGCCTGAGGAAGACGGTGCATCCGTTTACGGAGATATCACCTTGCTTGATGGTGAATTTGAGATCAATGCCGCAAGAGCGGGTAAATCTGGCTATACCATTTCACCTACCATTGACCAAGTTGAATTGTTGGATTGTGGTGCTGACTTTGTGCTTGCAGTGGAAACCATGGGAATGTTCCACAGGTTAGTGCAAGAGGATGCTCATAACAGATTCAACTGTTTGATTGTAGGTCTTAAAGGTCAAGCAGCTCGTGCAACAAGAAGATTTATCAAAAGGGTTAATGAAGAATTAGGCCTACCTGTATATATCTGTAACGACGGAGACCCTTGGGGATTCCACATCGGACAGGTAATTATATCTGGAAGTGCAAAATTAGCTCATGTAAATCATGATTTAGCTACTCCTGATGCTAAGTTCTTAGGGGTAACCGCATCCGATATCATTGAATATGATCTTCCAACAGACCCATTGAAAGATATTGATGTATTGAGATTGAAAGAGCTTTCAAAAGACCCAAGGTATCAAACAGAGTTCTGGCAAACCGAGATTAAGAAAATGCTTAAGATTGGTAAAAAAGCAGAACAGCAATCTTTCTCCAAATATGGTCTTGAATATGTAGTAGATACATATTTCCCAGAGAAATTAAGACAATTTGGACAATTATAA
- a CDS encoding serine protein kinase RIO, which yields MNENPRVAKADAEVQKLISQKRIKDSDDRKVSSEIFDKATLQVLYKLANQGYLDVLNGAISTGKEANVLKGIKEDGSIVAVKIYRIATSDFKKMQYYIAGDPRFNVRSSNKRQLINNWVNKEYRNLTRLKDAGVNVPEAITSLNNVLIIEFIGDEDGNPAPTVKNLPPQDPNDFYEKLVDQMDKFINKANLIHGDLSSYNILNFDEEPVIIDVSQSVVKDHIIARELLERDIKNISFEFKKMGVDTSIEDLTNRLIKE from the coding sequence ATGAATGAAAATCCAAGAGTGGCTAAAGCGGATGCTGAAGTTCAGAAATTGATTTCACAAAAGAGGATTAAGGATTCAGATGATAGGAAGGTATCCAGTGAAATCTTCGATAAGGCAACATTGCAGGTACTTTATAAATTAGCTAATCAAGGTTATTTGGATGTTTTAAATGGTGCTATAAGCACTGGAAAGGAAGCTAACGTATTAAAGGGAATTAAAGAGGATGGCTCAATTGTTGCTGTTAAGATTTATAGGATTGCCACTTCGGACTTTAAGAAAATGCAATATTATATTGCGGGAGACCCTCGTTTTAATGTCAGATCAAGCAATAAAAGACAACTGATAAACAATTGGGTTAATAAGGAGTATAGGAATTTGACAAGGCTTAAGGATGCAGGAGTTAATGTTCCTGAAGCAATTACAAGCTTAAACAATGTTTTAATAATTGAATTCATTGGTGATGAAGATGGAAATCCTGCTCCAACCGTGAAAAACTTGCCTCCACAAGACCCTAATGACTTTTATGAAAAATTAGTGGACCAAATGGATAAGTTCATAAACAAGGCAAATTTGATTCATGGTGACTTATCAAGTTATAATATTCTAAATTTCGATGAAGAGCCAGTGATTATTGATGTATCACAATCTGTTGTTAAGGATCACATTATTGCCCGTGAATTGCTTGAAAGAGACATAAAAAACATTAGTTTTGAATTTAAAAAGATGGGTGTAGACACTTCCATTGAAGATTTGACTAATCGTTTAATAAAAGAATAA
- a CDS encoding KH domain-containing protein → MPETDYLRVPADRVGALIGTKGETKQLIENATNTHLDIDSEECTVAIYPNENMEDPLGVWKANHIVKAIARGFNPRVALKLNKDDTYLEIIKLPLYVGKSKKAMARYKGRIIGKDGKTREIIVDMAEVDMAIYGKTVSLIGELQNVMVAKEAVEMILNGSRHKSVYAFLENKKNERKMKEFKEVVGIERDEIQFRDDLD, encoded by the coding sequence TTGCCGGAAACCGATTATCTTAGAGTTCCTGCAGATAGAGTAGGTGCTTTAATTGGAACAAAAGGAGAAACCAAACAATTAATTGAAAATGCAACCAATACTCATTTGGATATTGATAGTGAAGAATGCACTGTAGCTATTTATCCTAATGAAAATATGGAAGATCCTCTTGGTGTATGGAAAGCAAATCATATTGTAAAAGCTATTGCTCGTGGATTCAATCCTCGTGTAGCATTAAAATTAAATAAAGATGATACTTATTTGGAAATAATCAAATTGCCTTTGTATGTTGGAAAATCCAAAAAGGCTATGGCAAGATACAAAGGTAGAATAATTGGAAAAGATGGAAAAACCAGAGAAATAATCGTTGATATGGCTGAAGTTGACATGGCTATTTATGGAAAGACTGTTTCATTGATTGGTGAACTTCAAAATGTGATGGTTGCTAAGGAAGCAGTTGAAATGATTCTTAATGGATCAAGACATAAGTCTGTCTATGCATTTTTAGAAAATAAGAAGAATGAACGTAAAATGAAAGAGTTCAAAGAAGTTGTTGGAATTGAAAGAGATGAAATTCAATTCCGTGATGACTTAGATTAG